From Microplitis mediator isolate UGA2020A chromosome 11, iyMicMedi2.1, whole genome shotgun sequence, one genomic window encodes:
- the LOC130677530 gene encoding uncharacterized protein LOC130677530 produces MRGKVVRSTGITVEMVRRAVEELMMKRAGVSARMIGEYLKTRYPIEKNPSLLKKELKDKLDHAVTLGILSRSETDTYCIGTFRQKAYNYKTDLSSFWERYYKKRPGRRLKPPPPKKKVEKKVDNYYSDSSDFSDSDFSD; encoded by the exons atgagag gAAAAGTTGTAAGGTCTACTGGTATCACTGTAGAAATGGTGAGGCGCGCGGTCGAGGAATTGATGATGAAACGAGCAGGTGTCAGTGCAAGAATGATTGGCGAATATTTGAAAACTCGGTACCCTATTGAAAAAAACCCAAGTTTACTTAAAAAGGAACTTAAAGATAAATTAGATCATGCTGTCACGTTGGGAATTTTATCGCGCTCTGAAACTGATACTTATTGTATTGGTACTTTTAGACAGAAggcttataattataaaactgaCTTATCTTCATTTTGGGAAAGATATTACAAA AAAAGACCAGGACGTCGTTTGAAACCACCGCCGCCTAAAAagaaagtagaaaaaaaagttgataattattacagCGACTCCAGTGATTTTAGTGATTCTGATTTTagtgattga